The sequence TGAACTGGGTGGTATTATTCTGATCCCTCTTctgcagatggggaaattgaggcacagagttAAAGACCATGCCCGGGGATCACACTGCTAACAAGTTGCAGAACCAGGCAGGCGTCCAGCCCTGGCAGTCTGGTTGCAGAGCCTGGGGGATTGTCCAAGAAGCCATGTTGCCTGATgggaacaatgcctggcatgtattaagcactcaataaatggcagtGGAGCTGTGGCCACGAAGGAGAACATACAGGGACAGGAGCAGGTCAGAggagtgtggggagagggacagaggaaagCAGGCATTCAGTTCCAGAAAGGCTTCATGAAGGCAagcccactcccccccccccccccggccccggtgCCAGGACTTGAACGATGAGGAAGACTTTAGGCAGAGGAACGGAGCCCCACATGGAGTGAACAGCCTCCGAAGGGAGCTGGCAGAGAGAACCTCCTGGAACACTTTGATGTTTGATGTGGTCGAACAGGCAAATGAAAACGTTCAGGCTAGGAACGTTCGACTAGCTTTCGATTCCTGCTGTAACACATACATTTAGCTGCTTAATGAAAACAACACAAACGTATATTCTATCACAGTTCTGTGCACCAGGAGCTCGGCACCGGTCTCAGCAGACTCAATCCAGGTGTCGGGCAGcgctgcattcctttctggaggctccaggggagggtgCGTTTCCTGTTCACTCAGGTtgctggcagaattcagttccctGAGGTGGTAGGATTGAGGTCCCTATTTCCTTACTGGCTGTCGGCCAAGAGCCATTCCCAGCTTTAAGAGGCCACCACATTCCATCTTCAGCTAGCAGTGGCAGGTTGAGTTCCTATCATGCTTTGAATCACTCCTGCCTCTTCTgtcattgtctctctctctctgagctgcctttctccccctttcttctaCTTTTATTAAGAGTTCATGTggctctgaccggtttggctcagtggatagagcatcggccaagAGCCATTCCCAGCTTTAAGAGGCCACCACATTCCATCTTCAGCTAGCAGTGGCAGGTTGAGTTCCTATCATGCTTTGAATCACTCCTGCCTCTTCTgtcattgtctctctctctctgagctgcctttctccccctttcttctaCTTTTATTAAGAGTTCATGTggctctgaccggtttggctcagtggatagagcatcggcctgcggactgaagggtcccaggttcgattccggtcaagggcatgtaccttggttgcgggcacatccccagtagggggtgtgcaggaggcagctgatcgatgtttctaactctctatccctctcccttcctctctgtaaaaaaatcaataaaatacattttttaaaaagagttcatGTGATTAGATTGAGCTCACCCAAATAATCCAGAGTAATCTCCCCATTTTAAAATCTGGAACCTTAAATTCATCTGCAACGTTCCTTTTGACATGTAATATAATATACTCACAAGCTCCAGAGATTAGGATATGGACAACTTTGGGGGGACATTACTCTGTCTACCACAGTCTGCACTCTGGCCCCCAAAGATTCACATGTATCCCACATGCAAAATTCATTCATACTCTCCTAGTGCCTCCCAAAGTCTCATCCCATTACAGGGGTCATCCAAAGCCAGGctgagagccctaaccggtttggctcagtggatagagcgtcggcctgcggactgaagggtcccaggttcgattccagtcaagggcacgtaccttggttgcgggcacatccccagtaggaggtgtgcaggaggctgctgattgatgtttctctctcatcgatgtttctaactctctatccctctcccttcctctctgtaaaaattcaataaaatacatatttttttttgtaaaaagccAGGCTGAGGAGCTTAGAATTGAGTTAGAAGGTGTTGAGGGATTGATGGTGGGCTTTGGGGACAGAGGTGGAAGCAGGATTGCAAAAGAATCCTcctcctgccctgaccggtgtggctcagtggatagagcgttggactgcggactgaagggtcccaggttcgattccagtcaagggcatgtaccttggttgtgggtatatccccagtagggggtgtgcaggaggcagctgatcgatgtttctaactctctatcccactctcttcctctctgtaaaaaatcaataaaattataaaaagaatccTCCTCCTGCTGACCTCTGCCCCGTCCTGTGTCCACAGCCTCTTAGCTCTGAACCATCTGCCCTCCAGGTACCCCTGGGATGGCGTGAGCACTCCCCCAGCGATGGACCCCTCTGTGACGCTGTGGCAGTTTCTGCTGCAGCTGTTGAGAGAACAAGGCAACGGCCACATTATCTCCTGGACCTCACGGGATGGCGGTGAGTTCAAGCTGGTGGATGCCGAGGAGGTGGCCCGGCTGTGGGGACTGCGCAAAAACAAGACCAACATGAATTATGACAAGCTCAGCCGGGCTTTGCGGTACTACTATGATAAGGTAAGGCCTCAGGGATTAGGACAGGGAACCCCAAATTTTCTATcagttatttcattttcttaattgctATAGCTATAACTTTGAAACCAATATTAAACTTGATCATTTCTTACCTTATCCTCTGGTACTCTCAGACCAATGTTGGGCTCCCCCCAAACATTTTATCTCAGTTATTTTCTTGTCTTACTGCTTTGGCTAAAACCTTCAAAGTAATGCTGCCCCACTACACCCCAcataacatttcattttcttacctTATTCCTATAGCAGAACTTTTGAAAATAGTATTAATAACTTTTTCTCATCCTGTGCTTTGGAAACCCTGAACAAGTCCTAGATTCCTCCAGTTATTTCATAATCTGCTGTTGATTCTTATTCCTAGAATCAAAACCTCCATGACAGTATCATGCTAAGCTTTCCCTGTCTCATCCTCTGAGACCCTTAACATTTTcgtcaattattttcttttcttctattattcCTTTAGCTAAAGCCTCCCAAACAACATATATAATGCCAACCCCACACCCCATCCTCTTGTGTTTTCAGAGCAGTACTGGTCTACCCCAAtgtttatatcaattattttATCATCTTATTCTTGTAGTGAAAATTTGAAACTTTCCTCATCCTCTCACGCCAGCGCTGGATTTGTCCTTTCCCCCAATATCTATACcagttatttaattttctttcgtTACCTGAAACAATATTAACGAGAAACACAAACCCACCCTGACCAGCATTAAGATGTCCCCAGGGAACCGCAGTGCCCCCAGAACAGCCCTGGACCTATGCCGCACACAGTTCATTTAttccattttcatattttatttcttcagctCAAACCTCCAAAACGGTATTAATAATGAGGTTACCTCACTGTGCTCTGAGATCCTCTAGCTCTGTCTTGAAATATCCCAAACTTGCTCTGGGACCCACCTAAGCCAGCCTTGAGATTCTCCCCAAAGTTATGTCAACATCTCAATGTCCTTGTCTAGTTGCTCTCAGTTACTTCATTTCCTAACTGCCGTAGCTTCAACCTCCACAGAGGTTTTAAGAATGTGGCTCCTCACCCTGTCCTCCCTAGTGACCTTGTCCTGGTCCACTCCTGGGTCAATAGCTTTAAATAATCCTCTATATTAGTAATTCATCACCACATTCTTCTACATTAATGGAGTCTCTTCCAACATTTATATCAGTTACTTCATGTTCCTGTCTTAACTACATTAGCTAGACTCCAAAACTGTCTCCTGGCAGCCACCCCCCAAGGTGTGGCCCTGTTAACCCAAGACACACCTGGTTCCTGGAGCCGGGAGGAAAGGCTGCTTCTGCACCTACTCCCCTATGCGGGCCCCATCATGGAAAGGAGCAACTAAGTGTGAGGGGGTGTCTGAGATGCGGGTAGGGGAATCAGGCTGATGGAGATGAAGAGTGACAGAGGGAGACTTAGAGGGGGTTGGATGGGGGAGATACAGAGAGGAGacagggaaaggggagaagggcAGTAAACTAAAGGAAGAATTGTGGAGGGGAGACTACAGAAGGGGAATCGGGatggggaagaaagagggaaaagaactgaaggaggagaaggggagagccCCCAAATTGAGAGAGAGGGGTGAGATGTGAAATAGGCTGGGAGGGGGAACAtatggacagacagacacagaggcgGCGTGGTGTATATGGAAAAAGACAGGAGAAGGACAACAGGGGGAAAAAGGCACCAGgagacaccccccctccacccacccatcccaatCCACACTCCCCTTCCACCCTGGCCCTTTCTTCTAAGGCCCCCTAtcctgtctcctcccttcccagaACATCATCCGCAAAGTGAGTGGCCAGAAGTTCGTCTACAAGTTTGTGTCCTATCCCGAGGTCGCAGGGTGCTCCACTGAGGACTGTCCGCCCCAGCCTGAGGTGTCTATCACCTCCACTGTGGCCAATGTGGCCCCCGCCGCTGCACATGCCGTCCCCGGGGACACTGCCTCCGGGAAGCCAGGCACACCCAAGGGTGCGGGAATGGCAGGCCCAGGTGCCTTGGCTCGAAGCAGCCGGAACGAGTACATGCGCTCAGGCCTCTATTCCACCTTCACCATCCAGTCCCTGCAGCCACAGCTCCAGCTGCCCCTGCATCCGCGGTCCATCTCAGTGCTTTCCAACGCCGCCCCAGCAGGAGCCGCAGTGCCCCCCTCGGGGAGCAGGAGCACCAGTCCAAGCCCCTTGGAGGCCTGCCTAGAGGCTGAGGAAGCTGGCCTGCCTCTGCAGGTAAGGGCTGGAATATGGAAAGTCAGTAGGAGGGCTGTACCGTTTCCTGAGGAGGAGGGGTAAGAGAAGGGACATAAACGTGCTATTATTAAAGGAGCTGTGGTTGGAGGAGGGACACAGAAGTCCCCTCGGAGAAAGGGGAGGTGAGCTACGCTAGTACCGAGAAGGAAGGAGATGGAGTATGCCACAGCTAGTAGTACACCCGCCTTGTGTTAGGTGTGTAGAGCTTTTCATATTTGCTTAATGCAGTGGTTCTTTCACTTCAGCACTCCCACAATCAGCTGAAGGGCTTTTTAACCCGCAGGTTGCTGGGGTGCACCCCCAGTGTTTCTGATTATATGGGTCTGgggatttgcatttttatttatttatttttattgatttcagagaggaagggagagggagcgatagaaacatcaatgatgagcatcattgattggctgcctcctacacgccccccttcctcccccccccccccccccaggggatgGCTGCaagtggggcatgtgcccttgactgggaatcgaaccatcacATTCTGGTTCTTAGgtccaggctcaaccactgagccatgctggctgggctcgaATTTGCATTGTTAACTAGCTTCCAGATGCTGCAGATGCTGCTGGCCCTTTAAAGAAAAGGTTTTGAGAACTCCTGCTTTCCTGACTTAGGGCAGTGTCCCTGGGAGTCCAGCCCTGGCCCCAGAGAGGAGAAGCTGCCCCCAAAAAGGCCCTGCTTCCTTGGCGAAGGCCTAGCCCTGTTGGAGGGGCCGCCCCTGGTGCAGCTATGCCCCCCAGGACCAAGCCCCCCTTTCCAAGGGGAGTCACTGCTTCGCTACCCCAGCAATCCAtaccgcctccctcctcccccaggtcaTTCTGACCCCGCCTGAGACCCTGAACCTTAAATCGGAAGAAGCGAACGTGGAACCCTGCTTGGGTCGGCCACTGCCCCCCGAAGTGAAAGTGGAAGAGCCCGAGGAAGAGCTCCAGGCCGCAGCCAGTGGGGAGGCGGGGTACGCACCGGAAGCCCCGAGGGCCGGGCGGGAAGTCCCTCCTGCGGAGGGCGTGTCCGCCCGGCATCCTGCGGTTGTCATGGAGACTGCAGGGCCCGCGGGCGGCCTCGGGGCTTCCACAGCTCCCTGCACGGAGATCGCCCAGCCTCAGAAGGGCCGCAAGCCCCGGGACCTGGAGCTCCCCATCAGCCCTAGCCTGCTAGGGGGGCCGGGGCCCGAACGGACTCCAGGATCGGCCACTGGCTCCGGTCTGCAGGCACCGGGGCCAGTGCTGACGCCATCCCTGCTGCCTACGCACACATTGGTGAGTGCCtgcgcaggggcggggctggctcccGGGGCGCACCCATTGGCTAATGCCTGCAGAGGGGCGGGGGCTGGCTCCCGGGACCAAGGGGATTGGTGGAGAGGCAGTAGACGGACCCCAAGCGCCCACGGGGTTATCTGTGGGAGTGAGCGGGGAGGGTGACCCCTTGGAGGGCACCTGGTTGCGGGGACAGGGCTTGATTGAAAGAAGGGCAAGAGCGAGACTCCAAGGCTGAGGGCTCTGGGTCAGAATgaagggcaggtgtggggagttTTGTGGGCGGACCCAAGGCCTGAGAGGCCTCGTGTAGCAACTGTTTCCAAGAGGCATGAGGAACCGGAGTGGGGCTTTGGGGGCTGGGGTCTGCTTAGCGGGCTTCCTGTGAGGTATAAAGGGGGGACAGAGGAATTGGAGGTTGAACCTGAGCCATTGGGATGATGACTTGTGAGGTTTGAAAGCCACAAGTGAGGCTGGCGCGGGCTTTCAGGAGTTGAAAGGGTCGTCCATGTCAAGTTGAAGACATGTCACAGGCATGGCCTTAGTAGTTACAGTCTAggccagtgttcggcaaactcattggtcaacagagccaaatatcaacaggacagcgattgaaatgtctttggagagccacattttttaaacttcttctaacgccacttcttcaaaatagactcgcccaggctgtggtattttgtggaagagccacactcaaggggccaaagagccgcatgtggctcgcgagccccagtttgccgaccacgggtctaggcctGTGCACTCGGCGTGCGTGATCTCGGAAGGCTGAGTAGGCTATCTGGGGGGACTGGAACCAAGTTACTTCCATTGTCCCACCTGCCCTCTCTGCTCACTTGAGCTCCAACCACCCCTTCCCCACAGACCCCGGTGCTGCTGACGCCCAGCTCGCTGCCCTCCAGCATTCACTTCTGGAGCACCCTGAGTCCCATTGCACCCCGTAGCCCGGCCAAGCTCTCCTTCCAGGTAGGCTCCTCCCCCCCATCTCAGAGCGGGCGAGAGAACCTAGCCCGGGCCCCCACCCGTGacctctccctgtttctgttcCCAGTTTCCATCCAGTGGCAGCGCCCAGGTGCACATCCCCTCCATCAGCGTGGATGGCCTCTCCACCCCCGTGGTGCTCTCCCCAGGGCCCCAGAAGCCATGACTACCACCGCCGCCACCCCTCGCTGGGGTGACTTATGCCCTGAACTTCTCTGCAGCCAGCCGTCTCAAGGAGAAACATAGTTCAGCTGACAGACTTGTGCCGAGGTCACGGTGGGGTGGGGATtctaaggaaggaagaaggatctCTCAATAATTCTTCCACAGAAAACATACAGTTTCTCTCTGCTTGGTCAGCCCCCCAGTGGCCGCCCTTACACGTCTCCCACCGCAGTGGTGGGGgcggtttatttatttattttttgaaggcCACTGGGAGGAGCCTGGCTCAACCTTTtttgggggcggggagtggtGAGGacatctcccccagccccacattccccccccccccaagatgaGACAATCAGGGTGTGGCTTGAGAAGgccctttctttatttatttctcagcCTGCCCTTGGGAAGCTGAGGGGGCCCTGTCTCCTTTTTGGGGTGCGGGTAGAAGAGCTAGCTCGTGGCGGTTTCTTCTTTCTAGCTATCCCCAAGGGTCCCGGAAGAACCTGTGCCACTAAATGGTTTGGGGGGGTCTTAACCAAGTCAGACTCACACCCTTGGGTGAGGGattctcaccccccacccccagcctctttCTCAGACAGCCTGTCATTTGTCGGCCACCTTTTTGGCTGGGGGCGAACGCCCTTTTCTTCTGTCCCTGAGAAGCCATTCCTGTGTCTGCCAAATTCCTGGGGTCCTGCCTCTTACCTCCCaatggagggtttttttttttgtgggagtGGTCCCCGTCTGGGGGACCCCTCCAGCCAGTACTCCAGGTcttcctgtcccccaccctctgccatttTGATagtataatctatttttaaactgGGCTTTTAGACGGGGAGAGGGGGCATCTCTTCCTATATCTgagatggggtgggtgggaaggaagggattTGGGGGGGAATCTTCCTGCCGCCCCCAAGTGTTTATTTTTGATATCATGTGTATtttcagctccctccctcccagccccccaattTCCTGCGGGCGGGTACAAAGGACCCTTTAAGTGTCCCTGGAGTTGGGAGGGAGGAACAGGAGGGCATAAAGCCTGACCTGTCTGAATTCCAGGCTGAAGAGGGTGGGTTCAGAGGACTCCTGGGCTCACCGCCTGTCAGCactggcccagcccaggcctggggacctggggGGGGTGTGA comes from Eptesicus fuscus isolate TK198812 chromosome 1, DD_ASM_mEF_20220401, whole genome shotgun sequence and encodes:
- the ELK1 gene encoding ETS domain-containing protein Elk-1; its protein translation is MDPSVTLWQFLLQLLREQGNGHIISWTSRDGGEFKLVDAEEVARLWGLRKNKTNMNYDKLSRALRYYYDKNIIRKVSGQKFVYKFVSYPEVAGCSTEDCPPQPEVSITSTVANVAPAAAHAVPGDTASGKPGTPKGAGMAGPGALARSSRNEYMRSGLYSTFTIQSLQPQLQLPLHPRSISVLSNAAPAGAAVPPSGSRSTSPSPLEACLEAEEAGLPLQVILTPPETLNLKSEEANVEPCLGRPLPPEVKVEEPEEELQAAASGEAGYAPEAPRAGREVPPAEGVSARHPAVVMETAGPAGGLGASTAPCTEIAQPQKGRKPRDLELPISPSLLGGPGPERTPGSATGSGLQAPGPVLTPSLLPTHTLTPVLLTPSSLPSSIHFWSTLSPIAPRSPAKLSFQFPSSGSAQVHIPSISVDGLSTPVVLSPGPQKP